CTCTCACCAAGCTCGCCGACGTTTATGTCAACGACGCTTTCGGTACCGCACACCGCGCTCACTCCTCCATGGCTGGTGTTGAACTGCCGCAGCGCGCTGCCGGTTTCCTCATGAACAAGGAACTGAAGGCATTCGACCAGGTTCTCAACAACCCCCCGCGTCCGTTCCTCGCAATCCTCGGCGGTGCTAAGGTGGCTGACAAGATCCAGCTCATCAACAACCTCCTGGACAAGGCAGACAAGATCATCATCGGCGGTGGCATGGCATTCACCTTCAAGAAGGTCATGAACAACATCGAAATCGGTTCTTCTCTGTTCGACGAAGAAGGTGCAAAGCTGGTTCCGGAACTGGTTGCCAAGGCTAAGGCTGCTGGCAAGGAAATCATCCTCCCGGTTGACTACGTTGCTGCTGACAAGTTCGCTGCTGACGCTGCTACCAAGTGTGTTTCCGACGCTGAAGGTATCCCCGCTGGCTGGATGGGTCTGGACGTTGGTGCAGAATCCACCAAGCTCTTCGTTGACGCTATCAAGTCCTCCAAGACCATCGTTTGGAACGGTCCTGCAGGCGTGTTCGAATTCGAAGCATTCGAAAAGGCAACCAAGGCTATGGCTGACGCAATCGTCGAAGCTACCGCAGCTGGCGCAATCACCGTGATCGGTGGTGGCGATACCGCTACTGCAGCTAAGAAGTACGGCGCAGACAAGAAGGTCACCCACACCTCTACCGGTGGTGGCGCTTCTCTGGAACTCCTCGAAGGGAAGGAATTGCCGGGCGTCGCATTCCTTACGGACAAGTAATTTTTCTTATAAGCGGCGCATAGCTGCGTTCTCGGACTCTCGCCGTACGATTTGTACGGCTTCGGTCCTGCGGCCTTGCTCTGCTTGCAACTGAAAAAATTCCTGATTAGGATTTAAAATAGAATCTCTGCAAGGAGATTCTATTTTTTTTGGGGGAGATACTTTGCCTCTCTCGGTTCTAAGTGAATTCCTGTTTATGGAATATTAAAAGAGCCTCTCGCGACGAACGAGAGGTTCTTTTTTTGTACAAACTTTTGGTAGGCAGGTTAGGGATTAGCCCTTACTGCTGGATTGGTCTGCTCCGGGGACGGTTTCGTCGTGTTCCTCGAACTGGCTCACTTTCTTGAACCAGTAGTCTTCGCTATTGATGGAGCTCATGTTGTTGATGATGGCGTCCAGGTCTAATTCTTCGTTGTTTTGATTTTCGTTAGGCATGTCCTGAATATAAAAAGTTTTTTTAGCACATTTGGGGTTGAGGTCTATTATTACTATCTTTTGTTTTGTAATAATGAGGTTTCTATGTCTATTATCGTGGTCGACTACAACGCAGGCAACTTGACTTCTGTGATGAACGCTCTGGAACACATTGGCGCTGATGCCGTTTCCAGTCGCGATCCCGAGGTCATTGCCAAGGCAGACCGCCTGATTTTCCCGGGCGTAGGCGCTGCCGCTTCTGCCATGGAAACCTTGACTACTACGGGAATCGGCGAGGCCATCAAGACGGTGGTGAAGGCCGGCAATCCTGTGCTTGGTATTTGCATCGGCTGCCAGATTATTCTGGAAGAATCCGAGGAAGATGGCGGCGTCAAGACCTTGGGACTCATTCCCGGCAAGGCAGTTCGCTTTAAGGACGAGCCGGGACTGAAGATTCCCCACATGGGCTGGAACCAGGTGAACTTCACCCGTGAGCATCCCATTATGAAGGGCATCAAGAGCGGTAGCGACTTCTATTACGTACATTCCTACCATCCGGTGGTGCCTGCAGAATACAGCTTCGCAGAAACTACCTACGGCACCCAGACGTTCCAGGGCCTCATCGGTAAGGACAACCTGATTGCCTCCCAGTTCCATCAGGAAAAGAGCGGCGACGTGGGTCTCGCCATGCTGAAAAACTTCTGCGACTGGAAAGTCTAAACTGAAAAAAATGTTGAAAATGAAAGGCTGCGGGATGACCCGTGGCCATTTTTATATGAAAAATTAAATTTGTATCATAAAAATCTTGACTTATGATACAAATGAAGTTATATTGTAGAATACAAAGGCGGAAGTGGCCGACTAGGTTAGGAGACTTGGGTTAGGAACGATGCCACTTCCGCCTTTTTGTTTTAAACTGGATTTTTGATGAAGCCAATAACAGAATATAGAGACTATCGCTGCTACATGCAGGATTTCTATAACGAACGTAAGCGGAGCGTTTCGTTTACGTGGCGTGAATTTGCTCAACTGGCTGGATTCACTTCGCCTACTTACTTAAAGTTGGTATGCGAAGGAAAGAGCAATTTAAGCGAAGTTGGTGTTGAAAAGGTTGCCTCGGCCATGAGCTTGGGCGGCTTTGAATTGGTTTATTTCCGTTACTTGGTTCGTTTCGGCCAGGCGAAGTCTGATGACGATCGTAAGGCGGCCTTTGCTAGCATGAGTGATATAGCGAAGGCCCATAAAATTCGTGTGGTTGATAGCGATGCGTTTACGTACTTTGAATCCTGGAAAAATCCTGTGATTCGCGAATTGGTGGCTATGATGCCAGGGGCCACGCCAGAGGCGCTTGCGGAAATGTGCTGGCAGCCAGTGACTTCTGACGAAGTTCGCAAGTCTTTAGACTTCATGGTCGAAGTAGGCTTGCTAAAACAAAAATCAGAAAATGAGTATGTTCAGGTAGATAAGGCTTTGGTGTCAAACTCTGAAGCCATGCCTGTTGCTGTTCGATCAATGCATCGAGAAATGGCTGGCTATGCCCAAAAGGCTATTGATGAATTTGACGTGAATGAGAGAAACTTTACTGGTGTCACCATGGGCATTGATCGTAGTAGCTATGAACAGATTGTTCGTGAACTGGAATCCTGCCGCAGAAAGATTGTGGCCATTGCAAATTCAAGCCAAAAGCCGGATCGGGTTTATCGTGTGAACTTGCAGCTGTTTCCGTTGACGAAAGGGGAGAGGTAAAAATGAAGAACGTCTTAAAATGGCTGGGCTTACTGCCCATGTTGCTTGTTGCGGCTTGCTCCGATGACAAGAGTACTGCGGGAACTACAGAGGAAGGGAACGCCATTGCTGAAAATTTATCATCCAGCGTTCAGGAATCTTCCTCATCAATCGTTTCTGGATCCTCCTCTTCGACTACCTCGACACCCATGGTGCTTTGGAATGGTGCCGAAGGCATCTTCCAGATAAATACAGGTGTTGACAATGGTTCGGAAAAATCCGGCTATTGGTTCGCTTACTATGATAATGCTGACGGCGGGGCTTCCAATGTGGTATGGCCCGTTCCTTTGGGTAATGAATACTCGGAAGATATGCTGGATCCGGTAATCGATTACTGCGGAGGTATTTGCGGTACGGTTCGTTTGGACAATGGAAGTGCGGGTGGCGATGCCTTTGCTGGATTTGGATTCAATGTTGCTGGCGAAGATGATTATGGAGTTCCTGTTGCTGGGGATGTTACGGAATGGGACGGTATCTGCATTTCCTATACATCTGACTTTGATATCGAAGTTGAATTGAGCCTAGGCGATTCTTTGGACGCTGCGTTGAATTATGATGTGCCTTATGTTCGCTTCCCGAAATCGACTACGGATTATGTTTATTCCCGTTGTGCTACCTGGTCTGATTTTGTACAGAAAAATTCTAGTAGTATCTCTGGTGAGGAGGCTGCAACCCAATTGGTTTCCGTCCGTTTCAAGTTTGTGGGCGAAACGGGATCTGAGGGATTTGTCAATATCAGAATATTCGGTAGCTACTATGATTTAGAAGAAGAGGACTATCCTATTAATTCGATGTATAGTTCTTCATCCGTTGAAAGTCTTGTATGGCAGTCGTCTTCTTCTGTCGAATATACGATAGCGGACTTGGATACCGTTCTAAATGTCTATAATGGAGCTACAGGAATGTCCAAGATTGCATGGTATGAGGTGGACGATCCTGAGGGATTTGAATATGGCCATATGGCGTGGCCATGGGACTCCGTGTACTATTCCGATGGAGCCTGGCAGAAAGAGGTGACGAAAGCGTGTGGTGGAATGTGCGGTCTTTCGCTGTATGATATATACCTTAATTATGAATCACAGGAGGATTGCTATTCTGGAATAGGCTTTGAAGTTTCTGAAGAAATGAGGGAAAGCGGCGGTGTTTGCGTTGCACTTGGGTATTCGGGATTTGTGCATATCGTATTACGCTTGGAAGATAGTTCTGCAAGCGACGGAATAGAAAAAGCCCCGTCAATTTACGCGTACCCCAAATTTGATAAGCCTTCGGTTCATTGTTTTAAATGGGACGATTTCTATGATCATAATTATGGTTGGCCTTCCGCAACGCCTGTTGAACATACAGGAAGGGTAAAATCCGTTGAAATTTTGGTGGATCTTAGTCGACAACTCAATAGCTATTTCAACGTCTATGGAATTGGCACATACAAGGATATCACTGGCGGTGAAATTCTTGATGTTGATTGGAAGCATACGGATGAAATCATTGAGCCGTTATATTATACGGAATGCAAGGCACAGGATATTTGCGGAAACCTGTTTTGCCCGTTTCTACAGGCTGTTATTGCTCCCATGATCCACGAGTGTTACCCTCGTATTGCGGGTGTACCTGGTCATGATTTTGATGATTACGGCCAATGGTTTATTTTTGCGGATACTGCAAAATCCGCAAAAATTGATATTCTTTCTACGGATGATTTGAGAACGGAATATCTTTACGATGGATATACGCAAATTGTGGATCTAAGCGCTGTTGCGAAGTGTCATGGTTTCTGCGGATCCTACCAGATTGGTGACGAGGGCTCTGAAGTTGGTTTTGGTTTCCATGTTGGAATGGTGGACCAGCATGGTAGTGACTCCGAGGAATACGAATACTCCTATACGCCTACAGTAGTTGATGCGACAGCCCTTATTGACGGATTGTGCTTAGTGTACATGTCTGATACGGATATTGCTTTGCAACTCAATCCGAGCTCTGCTGAAGTGATTTTGCCTGCGGCACCTAATGGAAACTTGATGGACGTGAAATGGTCCGACTTCGAGAATGGCGAAGAATTGGCAAAGAAAATGATAGCCTTTAAGTTCATGTTTAGAGGAGAAAAGGGCGATACGGGTTATTTCAACATATCATCCTTGGGCAATGTGGGAACTTGCGTGGGAATTCCCGATTATAGCGAAAAGCCTAGGGCAAAGTAAGTTTATGGGTTAGGGACAAAGAGGCCTCCGTCGATTTGACGGGGGCTTCTTTGTTTAATTTGAAATCTTGACGATTGCAAAATGTGGAGTCTTTTTAGGGTAGTTCGCCGCCGATGAGTTCCATCTGCTTTTTATAGATGTCCTTACATGCGTTTTCGCCCAGGTCAAGGAGCGTATTGAGCATGTTGCGGTCGAAGCTTGCATGTTCGCCGGTGCCCTGGACTTCGATGAAATTCTTGGCGTCCTGCATGACCACGTTCATATCTACGTCGGCTGCGGAGTCTTCCACATAGCAGAGGTCGCAGAGGGGCTTGCCGTCGACCACGCCTACGGAGATAGCAGTAATGCCATGCTGGAGGATTTGTTCGGTAAGACCCAGGCGTGCCTTGATTTTCTTGAGGGCGATGGCCAGGGCGACGAAACCACCGATGATGCTTGCGGTACGGGTGCCGCCGTCAGCTTCGATGACGTCGCAATCGATAACGATTGCGTTCTCGCCGAGGGCGGCGAGATTGGCGGCACCACGGAGGGAACGGCCAACGAGACGCTGGATTTCCTGAGTGCGACCGCTGGCGCCTTTGCGTTCTCGTTCGACGCGCTTGCCAGTACTCTGCGGGAGAAGGCTGTATTCTGCGGTAATCCAACCGGTGCCACGGCCTGCGAGCCAATCCGGAACCTTGGGAAGCAAGGTTGCGTTGCAGATGACGCGGGTGCGGCCCATTTCGATGAGGACGGAACCGT
This genomic interval from Fibrobacter sp. contains the following:
- the pgk gene encoding phosphoglycerate kinase; the encoded protein is PVNFNSNQKVLIMAKLSIEDLELAGKRVFIRVDFNVPQDKVTGEITNTKRIEAALPTIKYALDKGASVVLASHLGRPNGEVNPKFTLAPVAKKLEELIGKPVKFLSDCVGAEVEAACAAAKPGDIILLENLRFHIEEEGKRKVKNADGTEEKIKADKEAVKAFRASLTKLADVYVNDAFGTAHRAHSSMAGVELPQRAAGFLMNKELKAFDQVLNNPPRPFLAILGGAKVADKIQLINNLLDKADKIIIGGGMAFTFKKVMNNIEIGSSLFDEEGAKLVPELVAKAKAAGKEIILPVDYVAADKFAADAATKCVSDAEGIPAGWMGLDVGAESTKLFVDAIKSSKTIVWNGPAGVFEFEAFEKATKAMADAIVEATAAGAITVIGGGDTATAAKKYGADKKVTHTSTGGGASLELLEGKELPGVAFLTDK
- the hisH gene encoding imidazole glycerol phosphate synthase subunit HisH, which encodes MSIIVVDYNAGNLTSVMNALEHIGADAVSSRDPEVIAKADRLIFPGVGAAASAMETLTTTGIGEAIKTVVKAGNPVLGICIGCQIILEESEEDGGVKTLGLIPGKAVRFKDEPGLKIPHMGWNQVNFTREHPIMKGIKSGSDFYYVHSYHPVVPAEYSFAETTYGTQTFQGLIGKDNLIASQFHQEKSGDVGLAMLKNFCDWKV
- a CDS encoding TIGR02147 family protein; the protein is MKPITEYRDYRCYMQDFYNERKRSVSFTWREFAQLAGFTSPTYLKLVCEGKSNLSEVGVEKVASAMSLGGFELVYFRYLVRFGQAKSDDDRKAAFASMSDIAKAHKIRVVDSDAFTYFESWKNPVIRELVAMMPGATPEALAEMCWQPVTSDEVRKSLDFMVEVGLLKQKSENEYVQVDKALVSNSEAMPVAVRSMHREMAGYAQKAIDEFDVNERNFTGVTMGIDRSSYEQIVRELESCRRKIVAIANSSQKPDRVYRVNLQLFPLTKGER
- the rph gene encoding ribonuclease PH, encoding MAYERTDRAFNEYRNLKMTTGFISSADGSVLIEMGRTRVICNATLLPKVPDWLAGRGTGWITAEYSLLPQSTGKRVERERKGASGRTQEIQRLVGRSLRGAANLAALGENAIVIDCDVIEADGGTRTASIIGGFVALAIALKKIKARLGLTEQILQHGITAISVGVVDGKPLCDLCYVEDSAADVDMNVVMQDAKNFIEVQGTGEHASFDRNMLNTLLDLGENACKDIYKKQMELIGGELP